A stretch of DNA from Halococcus agarilyticus:
TCCACGACACCGAGACCGGCGACGTGTTTCGTGCGGCCGTGCGGGACGGTGCCATCGAGCTCCATGTCCTCCCCGAAACCGACCCTGCCGGTCTGCGCGCGCTCTATCGTCGGCTACGCGCGTCGAGCGACGCGACCTGGCGCGTCGAGCGTCGAACCGACGCCGGGTGAGTCGGTCCCCCTCTCGGGCCATACTCGCGGCACCCGCAACCGACTTATTCACCCCACGGTATCCCCGGGTATGACCGTCTCGCGCGAGGTCGAACTCTCCGGACACATCATCGACTCGGGGATGATGCAGGCGTGTTTCGGCGCGATCATGGATCTGGGTGGATCGTTCGAGGTCGACGAGTTCCGGATCGGTCGAAGCGAGGTCGAGGAATCCTACGCCAGGCTCACCGTGTTCGCCGACACCGAGGCCGAGCTCCGCTCGATCGTCCACGAACTCCACCAGAACGGCGCGAACCCCTCCCACCCCGTGGACGCGAGCCTCGAACCCGCACCCGACGACCAGGTCGTCCCGCCCGACTTCTACTCCACCACCAACCATCCGACCGAGGTCCGGTACGAGGGCGAATGGCTCCCCGTCGACCGCATCGAGATGGACTGTGCCGTCGTGGTCGAGGAGGGGGCCGGCAGCGAGGGCGGTGCGGACGACGACGATGCCGACGACAGCGACGGCGGACCGCGCGCGTACACGAAGGTGCTGAACAGTATCGAGGAAGGGGATCTGGTCGTCACCGGCGAAACGGGGATCCGGGTACGTCCGCCCGAGCGCCCGCGCGACCGCGAGGGAGCGTTCGGGTTCATGCAGGGCGGAGTCTCCTCGGAGCGTCCCTCCGAATCGACGATCGGCCAGGTCGCCGAAGCGATCGCCGAAACCAAGCGCGAGGGCGGGTCGATTCTTGCTGTATGCGGCCCGGCGCTGGTCCACTCCGGCGCGCGCGAGGACCTCGCCCGCCTCGTCCGCGAGGGGTACGTCGACATGCTGTCTGCTGGCAACGGCTTCGCGGTCCACGACCTCGAACGCGACCTGTACGGGACCTCGCTCGGGATGGACACCGAAACC
This window harbors:
- a CDS encoding ornithine cyclodeaminase, which translates into the protein MTVSREVELSGHIIDSGMMQACFGAIMDLGGSFEVDEFRIGRSEVEESYARLTVFADTEAELRSIVHELHQNGANPSHPVDASLEPAPDDQVVPPDFYSTTNHPTEVRYEGEWLPVDRIEMDCAVVVEEGAGSEGGADDDDADDSDGGPRAYTKVLNSIEEGDLVVTGETGIRVRPPERPRDREGAFGFMQGGVSSERPSESTIGQVAEAIAETKREGGSILAVCGPALVHSGAREDLARLVREGYVDMLSAGNGFAVHDLERDLYGTSLGMDTETLDHPRKGHKHHIYTISEIIRAGGIREAVDAGLVESGVMYECVENDRPYVLAGSIRDDGPLPDTITDAVEAQNAIREQAHEADLVLMLSTLLHSVAVGNCLSSTTRVICVDINPATVTQLLDRGSAQAVGMVTDIGTFVPILAEQLLDE